One stretch of Roseibium sp. HPY-6 DNA includes these proteins:
- the mtnA gene encoding S-methyl-5-thioribose-1-phosphate isomerase has protein sequence MNVDGKKYRTIWLAKDGESVEIIDQTKFPYAFEIAKLRTMEDAAHAIRVMQVRGAPLIGATAAYGVALAMRADSSDEALHNACSALLETRPTAVNLHWALDRARKSLIQVEPTLRAAAAFTLANDICDEDIGINMAIGMHGMELIAAISETKRKGEPVNILTHCNAGWLATVDWGTATAPVYMSHDGGIPVHVWVDETRPRNQGAFLTAWELGHHGVPHTVIVDNAGGHLMQHGEVDIVITGTDRTTATGDVCNKIGTYLKALAARDNNVPFYVALPSPTIDFSLSDGVREVPIEERDGKEVSQMTGRTDRGDIHTINIVAEGSPVANPAFDVTPARLVTGLITERGVLEPSRQSIAEAFPERVKMSA, from the coding sequence ATGAATGTCGACGGCAAGAAGTACCGCACGATCTGGCTCGCAAAGGATGGCGAAAGCGTCGAAATCATCGACCAGACCAAGTTCCCCTACGCTTTCGAGATCGCAAAGCTGCGCACAATGGAAGATGCCGCGCACGCGATCCGGGTCATGCAGGTGCGTGGCGCGCCGCTCATCGGGGCAACGGCGGCTTACGGGGTCGCGCTTGCGATGCGGGCAGATTCCTCGGACGAAGCGCTGCACAATGCCTGTTCGGCGCTTCTGGAAACACGGCCGACTGCCGTCAATCTTCACTGGGCCCTCGACCGGGCGCGCAAGAGCCTGATCCAGGTGGAACCGACGCTCCGCGCCGCTGCCGCATTCACGCTTGCCAACGACATCTGCGATGAAGACATCGGGATCAACATGGCAATCGGCATGCATGGCATGGAGCTGATCGCCGCCATTTCCGAGACGAAGCGCAAGGGCGAGCCCGTCAATATCCTGACCCACTGCAATGCCGGCTGGCTTGCAACGGTGGACTGGGGAACCGCCACGGCACCGGTCTACATGTCGCATGATGGCGGTATTCCCGTGCATGTGTGGGTCGACGAAACCCGTCCGCGCAACCAGGGAGCCTTTCTGACCGCCTGGGAGCTTGGGCATCACGGCGTGCCGCACACGGTGATCGTCGACAATGCAGGTGGGCATCTGATGCAGCACGGCGAAGTCGATATCGTCATCACAGGCACCGATCGAACGACGGCAACCGGCGATGTCTGCAACAAGATCGGGACGTATTTGAAGGCGCTCGCAGCGAGGGACAACAACGTGCCTTTCTATGTCGCCCTGCCCTCGCCAACCATCGATTTCTCGCTGTCGGACGGTGTTCGCGAAGTGCCGATCGAAGAACGCGACGGTAAGGAAGTCAGCCAGATGACCGGCAGGACCGACCGCGGCGACATTCACACGATCAATATCGTTGCCGAGGGCTCGCCAGTTGCCAATCCGGCGTTCGACGTGACCCCGGCGCGCCTCGTGACGGGTCTTATCACCGAACGCGGCGTTCTGGAGCCGAGCCGCCAGTCCATCGCGGAAGCCTTCCCGGAACGGGTCAAAATGAGTGCCTAG
- a CDS encoding GNAT family N-acetyltransferase, whose protein sequence is MTNRVLDLNGYTDVPDGKIAFVVTFLEMLAPPPSPLAPARDDVDLLRWNAPDLAAYRSLFRQVGEDWMWFGRLIHDDESLTEMLNDPARENYLPMMGRKPIGTLELDFTDPQEPEVSYFGLVPDAIGDGLGRWLMAQAVEMAWSRPETRRLWLHTCTGDSPQALRFYMSCGFKPYKRSIEVADDPRLLGLHTRERAPHVPVIEG, encoded by the coding sequence ATGACCAACCGCGTGCTTGATCTGAACGGCTATACAGATGTTCCGGACGGGAAAATTGCGTTCGTGGTCACGTTTCTGGAAATGTTGGCGCCGCCGCCATCTCCGTTAGCTCCTGCGCGGGACGATGTTGATCTGCTCAGATGGAACGCGCCTGACCTTGCTGCCTATCGCAGCCTCTTCCGGCAGGTGGGCGAGGACTGGATGTGGTTCGGCCGGCTGATCCATGACGATGAATCGCTCACGGAAATGTTGAACGATCCGGCACGGGAAAACTATCTGCCCATGATGGGCAGAAAACCGATAGGGACGCTTGAACTGGATTTCACTGACCCGCAGGAACCCGAGGTCTCTTATTTCGGCCTCGTGCCGGATGCCATTGGCGATGGTCTCGGGCGGTGGTTGATGGCACAGGCGGTCGAAATGGCCTGGTCTCGTCCGGAAACCAGGCGCCTTTGGCTGCACACCTGCACAGGTGACAGTCCGCAGGCCCTGCGGTTCTACATGTCGTGCGGGTTCAAGCCCTACAAACGCTCCATTGAAGTTGCCGATGACCCGCGCCTTCTGGGCCTTCACACCCGTGAAAGAGCGCCGCATGTGCCCGTGATTGAAGGTTAG
- a CDS encoding flagellar biosynthesis protein produces MPKVGNYIQRDYHNKFRSQGKSTWSDFNQAWAQKRQASAERMQQLRAIANNFATIGTQASQASTAFIFQNQNQAGPYANATAVAARINVLV; encoded by the coding sequence ATGCCAAAGGTCGGGAACTACATCCAAAGAGACTATCACAACAAGTTCCGGTCCCAGGGCAAGTCCACCTGGTCGGACTTCAATCAGGCATGGGCCCAGAAGCGTCAGGCCTCCGCTGAAAGGATGCAGCAACTGCGTGCGATAGCCAACAACTTCGCGACAATCGGCACCCAGGCCTCACAGGCAAGCACTGCGTTTATCTTCCAGAACCAGAATCAGGCCGGCCCATACGCCAACGCGACAGCCGTCGCAGCACGGATCAACGTACTGGTCTGA
- a CDS encoding nuclear transport factor 2 family protein, whose translation MTKASPSNIEIVTSFIEAFNAGDLPAMAECLAEDLVADVTQGDGSTRKVNGRDAYMGLIEQLDIPTVQPKLTISQIAEISAEQVMLMIEVRASRKGRKLHNFAAYLVTVKSQKMQQIWMVEALPAESDAFWSA comes from the coding sequence ATGACAAAAGCCAGTCCGTCAAATATTGAGATCGTCACGTCGTTCATCGAAGCGTTCAATGCCGGCGATCTTCCGGCCATGGCGGAATGCCTTGCCGAGGATCTGGTGGCAGATGTCACGCAGGGCGACGGCAGTACGCGGAAGGTCAACGGCCGCGATGCCTACATGGGCCTCATCGAACAGCTGGACATTCCAACAGTGCAGCCCAAGCTCACGATAAGCCAGATTGCGGAGATAAGCGCGGAACAGGTCATGCTCATGATCGAGGTCAGAGCCTCTCGCAAAGGTCGCAAACTACACAATTTCGCCGCCTATCTCGTCACAGTAAAAAGCCAAAAGATGCAACAGATCTGGATGGTCGAAGCACTGCCTGCCGAAAGCGATGCCTTCTGGTCTGCCTGA
- the flhA gene encoding flagellar biosynthesis protein FlhA: MSDTAAGGQNGTPDPAPKQPGPAAGEQPGVSLSGLPGLQELIDTLRKGDVGLATGILVILTLLILPMPPMMLDTFLAVSIIFSVMILMTGLFIQKPLEFSSFPTVLLIATMLRLGLNIASTRLILSNGHEGTAAAGNVIQSFGNLVMGGNFVIGIIVFAILVIVNFIVITKGSGRIAEVAARFTLDAMPGKQMAIDADLSAGLIDEAEAKARRKALEDESSFFGAMDGASKFVRGDAIAGLLITFINILGGIFIGVAQMDLSFSEAANNYTLLTIGDGLVSQIPALIVSTAAGLLVSKAGVHGAADKALASQFTGYPKALGMSAAVMVILALLPGMPMVPFLALAGIAGYLAYRVSAGKKQEAAKAEQKKAVEAAPKPPPEPPITDALKMDELRIELGYALLPLINGKAQGDGDVLTEQIKALRRQVAGDMGVIMPPVRILDNIQLGSNDYVIKVKEVEAGRGILYPNHFMVMDPAGGQVKLPGTHTTEPTFGLPATWVEAQYREDASLRGYTVVDPATVLSTHLTETIKTNISELLTYGDVQKLLKELQGEQAKLVEDLVPSQITVSGLQRVLQALLDERISIRDLGTILEGVSEATGMTRNTDTIAEHVRSRLGRQICAANLAPGGYLPLIALSPQWEQAFLESIVGEGDDRQLAMQPSKLQDFVAKVRDAFEAAAQQGEVPVLLTSPQTRPFVRSIVERFRAHTTIMSQAEVHPRIKLKTVGSV; encoded by the coding sequence ATGTCGGACACGGCAGCAGGCGGACAGAACGGGACACCGGACCCGGCACCGAAACAACCGGGGCCGGCAGCAGGTGAGCAGCCGGGTGTAAGCCTTTCGGGTCTGCCAGGCCTTCAGGAGCTTATCGATACCCTGCGCAAGGGCGATGTCGGTCTGGCCACCGGCATTCTCGTCATCCTGACGTTGCTCATTCTCCCGATGCCGCCGATGATGCTGGACACGTTTCTGGCGGTATCAATCATCTTTTCCGTCATGATCCTCATGACGGGGCTGTTCATTCAAAAGCCGCTTGAGTTTTCGTCCTTTCCGACCGTGCTTCTGATCGCGACAATGCTGCGGCTCGGGCTCAACATCGCCTCGACACGCCTGATCCTGTCCAATGGCCATGAAGGCACGGCAGCGGCCGGAAATGTCATTCAGTCGTTCGGCAATCTTGTCATGGGCGGCAATTTCGTCATCGGGATCATCGTCTTTGCTATTCTGGTGATCGTGAACTTCATCGTTATCACCAAGGGCTCCGGCCGTATTGCGGAAGTTGCCGCGCGCTTTACCCTTGACGCCATGCCGGGCAAGCAGATGGCGATCGACGCGGATCTTTCCGCCGGGCTCATCGACGAGGCGGAAGCCAAGGCACGGCGCAAAGCACTCGAGGATGAAAGCTCCTTCTTCGGAGCCATGGACGGTGCTTCGAAATTCGTGCGCGGCGATGCGATTGCCGGTCTTCTCATCACCTTTATCAACATTCTCGGCGGGATCTTCATCGGTGTCGCACAGATGGATCTCAGCTTCTCGGAAGCTGCAAACAACTACACGCTCCTGACGATCGGTGACGGGCTCGTGTCCCAGATCCCGGCACTCATCGTCTCGACAGCAGCTGGTCTTCTGGTGTCCAAGGCGGGCGTTCATGGTGCAGCCGACAAGGCCCTTGCTAGCCAGTTTACCGGCTATCCGAAAGCGCTCGGCATGTCTGCCGCCGTGATGGTGATCCTGGCGCTGCTGCCTGGCATGCCGATGGTGCCGTTTCTCGCACTGGCAGGTATTGCAGGTTATCTGGCGTACAGAGTTAGCGCTGGCAAGAAACAGGAAGCCGCCAAGGCGGAGCAGAAAAAGGCTGTCGAAGCGGCCCCGAAACCGCCACCTGAGCCACCGATCACTGATGCGCTCAAGATGGATGAGTTGCGCATTGAACTCGGCTACGCGCTGCTGCCGCTGATCAACGGCAAGGCGCAGGGCGACGGCGACGTTCTGACAGAACAGATCAAGGCGCTGCGCCGGCAGGTTGCGGGCGACATGGGCGTGATCATGCCGCCTGTGCGCATTCTCGACAACATTCAGCTCGGTTCCAACGACTATGTCATCAAGGTAAAGGAAGTCGAGGCGGGCAGGGGCATTCTGTATCCGAACCATTTCATGGTGATGGACCCGGCGGGTGGCCAGGTGAAGCTGCCCGGTACTCACACCACGGAACCGACATTCGGGCTCCCGGCAACCTGGGTCGAAGCACAATACCGCGAAGACGCGTCGCTGCGCGGCTATACGGTGGTCGACCCGGCAACGGTTCTTTCCACGCACCTGACGGAAACGATCAAGACCAATATCTCAGAGCTCCTGACTTATGGCGACGTGCAGAAGTTGCTCAAGGAGCTGCAGGGCGAACAGGCCAAGCTGGTGGAGGATCTTGTTCCCTCGCAAATCACGGTCTCGGGTCTTCAAAGGGTCCTTCAGGCCCTGCTCGACGAGCGGATTTCCATTCGCGATCTCGGAACCATTTTGGAAGGCGTCTCAGAGGCGACCGGCATGACCCGGAACACCGATACGATCGCCGAGCATGTACGCTCGCGGCTCGGCCGTCAGATCTGTGCTGCCAATCTTGCGCCCGGAGGTTATCTGCCGCTGATCGCGCTCTCGCCGCAATGGGAGCAGGCATTCCTTGAATCGATTGTGGGCGAGGGCGATGACCGCCAGCTTGCCATGCAGCCGAGCAAGCTACAGGACTTCGTGGCCAAGGTACGCGATGCCTTCGAGGCTGCTGCCCAGCAAGGTGAAGTCCCAGTCCTCCTGACCTCGCCGCAAACGCGCCCGTTCGTCCGCTCCATCGTTGAACGTTTCCGTGCGCACACGACCATCATGAGCCAGGCAGAAGTTCATCCGCGCATCAAGCTGAAGACGGTTGGGTCGGTATAA
- a CDS encoding sigma-54 dependent transcriptional regulator, with amino-acid sequence MRLLIVGTLGGQLTTASKIAMQGGAQVTHADDVEGALKVLRSGRGADLLMVEVHLDIAGLIGKLQNERVHVPVVACGVETDAQAAVSAIRAGAKEYIPLPPDPEMIAAVLQAVAQERGDLIYRDEAMATVVKLAEQVAPSEASVLITGESGTGKEVIARHVHKCSNRASKPFISINCAAIPEHLLESELFGHEKGAFTGAVARRIGKFEEADGGTLLLDEISEMDVRLQAKLLRAIQERVIDRVGGTRPVAVNIRILATSNRDLADSVRQGQFREDLLFRLNVVNLKLPALRERPADIMELAQFFIKHYSEANGVPQRPLSPDARQALMSNPWQGNVRELENTMHRAILLASGAEIGVEAIRMPDGSPLAISGGPAERAAQTAEAVTRSFVGRTVADVERDLILDTLDHCLGNRTHAAKILGISIRTLRNKLNQYTDEGISVPGPGEARA; translated from the coding sequence ATGCGCCTTTTAATTGTCGGAACACTTGGTGGGCAACTCACAACCGCATCGAAGATCGCAATGCAGGGCGGCGCCCAGGTCACCCATGCGGACGATGTCGAAGGGGCGCTGAAAGTTCTGCGGTCCGGTCGCGGTGCCGATCTGCTCATGGTGGAAGTCCACCTGGATATTGCCGGTCTTATCGGCAAGCTTCAGAACGAGCGGGTGCATGTTCCCGTGGTGGCTTGCGGCGTTGAAACCGATGCGCAGGCAGCGGTGTCGGCGATCAGAGCCGGCGCAAAGGAATATATCCCGCTGCCGCCCGACCCCGAAATGATCGCGGCGGTGCTGCAGGCGGTCGCCCAGGAGCGCGGTGATCTGATTTACCGCGACGAGGCGATGGCGACTGTCGTGAAGCTTGCCGAGCAGGTCGCGCCGTCAGAGGCGTCGGTCCTGATTACGGGTGAATCTGGCACGGGCAAGGAAGTGATCGCACGGCATGTGCACAAGTGTTCCAATCGCGCATCGAAGCCGTTTATCTCGATCAACTGCGCAGCGATCCCCGAGCACCTCCTTGAATCCGAATTGTTCGGACATGAGAAGGGTGCATTTACCGGCGCCGTTGCGCGCCGGATCGGCAAGTTCGAGGAGGCAGACGGCGGAACGTTGCTCCTCGACGAGATCTCCGAGATGGATGTCCGGCTGCAGGCAAAGCTGCTGCGCGCAATTCAGGAGCGCGTGATTGACAGGGTCGGCGGCACTCGCCCGGTTGCCGTGAATATCAGGATCCTGGCGACATCAAACCGGGATCTTGCCGACAGCGTCCGGCAGGGACAGTTCCGGGAGGACCTTCTGTTCCGCTTGAATGTTGTCAACCTCAAGCTGCCGGCGCTGCGCGAACGACCTGCCGATATCATGGAACTCGCCCAGTTCTTCATCAAGCACTACTCCGAGGCCAACGGTGTTCCGCAGCGTCCGCTGTCACCGGATGCCCGTCAGGCTCTGATGTCCAATCCCTGGCAGGGCAACGTCCGTGAACTTGAAAACACCATGCACAGGGCGATCCTGCTCGCTTCAGGTGCGGAGATCGGTGTTGAGGCGATCCGGATGCCTGACGGCTCGCCGCTTGCCATCTCCGGCGGCCCGGCCGAGCGCGCTGCCCAGACGGCAGAAGCGGTTACACGCTCATTTGTCGGACGTACGGTGGCCGATGTGGAGCGGGACCTCATTCTCGATACGCTGGACCATTGCCTTGGAAATAGAACGCACGCAGCGAAAATTCTGGGAATTTCCATCCGAACGCTGCGCAACAAGCTGAATCAGTATACCGATGAAGGGATTAGCGTTCCCGGACCGGGAGAAGCCCGCGCTTGA
- the fliN gene encoding flagellar motor switch protein FliN — MSDEQDTNIPLDELEAPQRSLEEEDTHSPDSAADLEAVFDVPVRISAVLGHSRMHVSELLKLASGTVLELDRKVGEAIDIYVNDRLVARGEVVLVEDKLGVTMTEIIKTDR, encoded by the coding sequence ATGAGCGACGAACAAGACACAAACATTCCTCTCGATGAGCTGGAAGCGCCGCAGCGCAGTCTCGAAGAGGAAGACACACATTCACCGGATTCTGCGGCGGATCTTGAAGCCGTATTCGATGTGCCGGTCAGGATTTCTGCCGTGCTTGGACATTCCAGGATGCACGTTTCGGAACTGTTGAAACTCGCTTCCGGCACGGTCCTGGAACTCGACCGGAAAGTCGGTGAGGCGATTGATATCTACGTGAATGACCGGCTCGTGGCACGCGGCGAAGTCGTCCTGGTGGAGGACAAGCTGGGCGTGACCATGACTGAAATCATCAAGACGGACCGGTAA
- a CDS encoding FliH/SctL family protein produces the protein MVQPAGNDSRMGSMTNPSKFLFNMDFSAPEEPEEVLPPEPEIPMIPLADHEKLLADAKAKAFEEGRIQAQQDHLTKQETLLTTEVDRLVDVVGQVVETLDEQLVKQENDAVSLAFLVARRLCAHLIARQPLAETVALVSECLGPLRKAPHLVIRIAEKDVEALKARVDPIVLEKGFDGRLVILGEPDIGRGDCHIEWADGGIKRDRKALENEIDTSIRAYLRARREETRGTVSDASAKKEPDV, from the coding sequence ATGGTTCAACCGGCAGGTAACGACAGCAGAATGGGCAGCATGACCAACCCGTCGAAGTTTCTGTTCAACATGGACTTTTCCGCGCCGGAGGAGCCGGAAGAGGTTTTGCCGCCTGAACCGGAAATTCCGATGATCCCGCTGGCCGACCATGAGAAACTGCTGGCGGACGCCAAAGCCAAGGCCTTTGAAGAAGGACGCATACAGGCGCAGCAGGACCATCTGACAAAGCAAGAGACGCTTTTGACCACGGAGGTCGACCGGCTTGTGGATGTGGTCGGGCAAGTGGTCGAGACGCTGGATGAACAGTTGGTAAAGCAGGAAAACGATGCGGTCAGCCTCGCCTTTCTGGTCGCCAGACGCTTGTGTGCTCACTTGATTGCGCGTCAGCCGCTGGCGGAGACAGTTGCCTTGGTTTCCGAATGCCTTGGGCCGCTCAGAAAAGCACCGCACCTGGTGATCAGGATTGCTGAAAAGGACGTCGAGGCGTTGAAGGCTAGGGTCGATCCTATTGTCCTTGAAAAGGGTTTTGATGGCCGGCTCGTCATTCTGGGCGAGCCCGACATCGGGCGGGGAGACTGCCATATCGAGTGGGCGGACGGCGGCATCAAGCGCGACCGCAAGGCCCTTGAAAACGAAATAGACACGAGCATTCGCGCGTATCTGCGCGCACGCCGCGAAGAAACGCGCGGCACCGTGTCCGACGCGTCGGCGAAGAAGGAACCTGACGTATGA
- the fliG gene encoding flagellar motor switch protein FliG: protein MASDQLQQHLTISADEEDRELKGAERAAVLLLALGESHGSPIWEKLDEIEVRQVSAAMANLGPVTPNMLENLFKDFVRRVSSRGALTGNVDATERLLANFLPGDKVSVIMEEIRGPAGRNMWEKLSNVQENVLANYLKNEYPQTVAVVLSKINSDHAARVLGILPEELALEVVSRMLRMDAVQKEVLEKVEQTLRVEFMSNLTNTSRRDSHEMMADIFNNFDRQTEARFLAALEEDNREAADRIKTLMFTFDDLLKLDAASCQTLLRHVEKDQLAIALKGSTDTARGFFFGNMSSRAAKLLEDDMDALGPVRLRDVDEAQTGMVNKAKDLAAKGEIMISKSKGDEEIIY from the coding sequence ATGGCGAGCGACCAACTTCAACAGCACCTCACGATCAGTGCAGACGAGGAAGACCGTGAGCTAAAGGGCGCGGAACGGGCAGCGGTTCTGTTGCTGGCACTGGGAGAATCTCACGGATCCCCAATCTGGGAAAAGCTCGACGAGATCGAGGTTCGCCAGGTCTCGGCAGCGATGGCAAATCTTGGCCCGGTGACACCGAACATGCTTGAGAATCTTTTCAAGGATTTCGTTCGTAGGGTCAGCTCCAGAGGCGCGTTGACAGGCAATGTGGATGCAACGGAGCGGCTGCTGGCAAACTTTCTTCCTGGAGACAAAGTGTCGGTCATCATGGAAGAAATCCGTGGTCCGGCCGGTCGTAACATGTGGGAAAAACTCTCCAATGTTCAGGAGAATGTTCTTGCGAACTATCTGAAGAACGAATACCCGCAGACCGTTGCCGTGGTTCTGTCCAAGATCAACTCCGATCACGCTGCGCGTGTCCTTGGCATTCTCCCCGAAGAGCTCGCGCTGGAGGTCGTCAGCCGCATGTTGCGCATGGACGCCGTTCAAAAGGAGGTCCTGGAGAAGGTGGAGCAGACACTCAGGGTCGAGTTTATGTCCAACCTTACAAACACGTCGCGCCGGGACAGCCACGAAATGATGGCCGATATCTTCAACAATTTCGACCGTCAGACGGAGGCACGTTTTCTGGCCGCGCTCGAAGAGGACAACCGCGAGGCAGCAGACCGTATCAAGACATTGATGTTCACCTTCGACGACCTCCTGAAGCTGGATGCGGCAAGCTGTCAGACCCTGCTACGCCATGTGGAGAAGGATCAGCTTGCCATCGCGCTCAAGGGATCGACGGATACGGCACGTGGCTTCTTCTTCGGCAACATGTCGTCGCGTGCGGCCAAGTTGCTGGAAGATGACATGGATGCGCTTGGACCGGTGCGTTTGCGTGACGTTGATGAGGCGCAGACGGGAATGGTGAACAAAGCCAAGGACCTGGCTGCAAAAGGCGAAATCATGATCTCCAAGTCCAAGGGTGACGAGGAAATCATCTACTAA
- the fliF gene encoding flagellar basal-body MS-ring/collar protein FliF, producing the protein MSGIIEFIKTLGAARIAAMGAVAAILVGVFAFIILRVTAPQLTTLYNELTLEDSAAIVTQLESQGVQFQLSRQGATILVPKEQVARLRMQLAAEGLPTGGSIGYEIFDRSDTLGATSFVQNINHLRAMEGELSRTIGSLDRIRAARVHLVIPERQLFQRDRRPPSASIVLNVRGALGPGEIRAVQHLVATAVEGLEPDRVSIVDESGRLLASGAGASDEDMVSTSLQERTVAIESRLRNQIEEILNSIVGPGRARVRVNAEVDFNRLTETTETFDPEGQVVRSTQTKEEATSSVSRNGQVTAANELPNAQAQQDQDGRDTASLTEEVVNYEISRSTRTEVVEAGQVRRLSVAVLVDGTYEPDGNGNTVYTPRAQETLDRIAVLVRSAVGFDQNRGDLVEVVNLQFALPPPDDLLAEGDGLFEFTRDDIIRFAELGVLFLITILLLLFVVRPLLRRIVTPEEKQPQELMIGPDGTLVADTDVPNDEKEEDEFVIEWLEQARQEGAMQASSIAKVGDMIKDHPTEAVTIVRGWLDEQAA; encoded by the coding sequence GTGAGCGGCATAATTGAATTCATAAAGACACTTGGAGCGGCACGAATTGCCGCCATGGGCGCTGTTGCGGCGATCCTTGTCGGCGTGTTTGCGTTCATTATTCTGCGCGTCACCGCCCCGCAACTGACAACGCTCTATAACGAACTTACGCTTGAAGACTCTGCAGCAATCGTCACCCAGCTCGAGAGCCAGGGGGTCCAGTTCCAGCTCTCGCGCCAGGGGGCGACCATTCTGGTGCCCAAAGAGCAGGTTGCCCGCCTGCGTATGCAGCTTGCCGCCGAAGGCCTGCCGACCGGCGGATCGATCGGTTACGAGATATTTGATCGCAGCGATACACTTGGCGCGACCAGTTTTGTCCAGAACATAAATCATCTGCGTGCCATGGAAGGCGAGTTGTCGCGCACGATCGGCTCTCTTGATCGTATCCGGGCTGCGCGTGTCCACCTTGTGATCCCCGAGCGGCAACTTTTTCAGCGCGATCGGCGTCCCCCTTCGGCATCAATTGTCCTGAATGTCAGGGGCGCGCTCGGCCCGGGCGAAATTCGTGCGGTTCAGCACCTCGTGGCAACAGCCGTGGAGGGGCTGGAGCCCGATCGCGTGTCAATCGTCGATGAAAGCGGTCGGCTTCTTGCTTCGGGCGCGGGTGCCAGCGATGAGGACATGGTTTCAACGTCGCTTCAGGAGCGCACAGTCGCCATTGAAAGCCGCTTGCGCAATCAGATTGAGGAAATTCTCAATTCGATCGTCGGGCCGGGCCGGGCCCGTGTGCGCGTCAATGCGGAGGTCGATTTCAACCGACTGACGGAAACGACCGAAACGTTCGATCCGGAAGGGCAGGTCGTCCGTTCAACCCAGACCAAGGAAGAGGCAACTTCTTCTGTAAGCCGGAACGGTCAGGTTACAGCCGCGAACGAGCTTCCGAACGCCCAGGCGCAGCAGGATCAGGACGGACGCGACACGGCCTCGCTGACGGAAGAAGTGGTCAACTACGAAATCTCCCGCTCCACGCGGACCGAGGTCGTGGAGGCCGGGCAGGTCCGTCGCCTTTCCGTTGCCGTTCTCGTGGATGGAACCTACGAACCTGACGGAAACGGAAACACCGTCTACACGCCGCGTGCTCAGGAAACGCTCGACAGAATTGCGGTTTTGGTGCGCTCAGCCGTCGGGTTCGACCAGAACCGAGGCGATCTCGTCGAAGTCGTCAATCTTCAATTTGCGCTGCCGCCGCCAGACGACCTTCTCGCCGAAGGGGACGGTCTGTTCGAATTCACGCGCGACGACATTATTCGCTTTGCAGAGCTCGGTGTCCTGTTCCTGATCACGATCCTCCTCTTGCTCTTCGTGGTTCGCCCGCTGCTCCGCCGGATCGTTACGCCGGAAGAAAAACAGCCTCAGGAACTCATGATCGGGCCTGACGGCACGCTTGTGGCGGACACGGACGTCCCCAATGACGAGAAAGAGGAAGATGAATTCGTGATCGAATGGCTGGAGCAGGCACGTCAGGAAGGAGCCATGCAGGCAAGTTCGATCGCAAAAGTGGGTGACATGATCAAGGATCATCCGACCGAAGCCGTGACAATCGTTCGCGGTTGGCTGGATGAGCAGGCGGCCTGA
- a CDS encoding DUF1153 domain-containing protein, with amino-acid sequence MTEQIRSRVKYVIGPDGSPLTIADLPPTSTKRWVIRRKAEVVAAVRGGLLSLEEACQRYTLTVEEFLSWQSSIEKHGLAGLRATRIQQYRG; translated from the coding sequence ATGACCGAACAGATTCGTTCGCGTGTAAAATATGTCATCGGCCCGGATGGTAGTCCGCTTACTATTGCAGACCTGCCACCGACATCGACGAAGCGGTGGGTGATCCGCCGCAAGGCAGAAGTGGTCGCCGCAGTTCGTGGTGGTCTATTGTCGCTGGAAGAGGCCTGCCAGAGATACACCCTGACAGTGGAGGAGTTTCTCTCCTGGCAGAGTTCTATCGAAAAACATGGGCTTGCCGGCCTCAGGGCCACGCGCATTCAGCAATATAGAGGCTGA